In Glycine max cultivar Williams 82 chromosome 7, Glycine_max_v4.0, whole genome shotgun sequence, a single window of DNA contains:
- the LOC100800871 gene encoding proline-, glutamic acid- and leucine-rich protein 1, translating to MAAFDHFGNMYDVAFKPRLLQTLIRDHLPDEKRPFSNPSELSKVVSLIKTHSLLSESFADSTRPKLIEAWKSALASWLNLIYSLLSTTMPDKCWAGISLLGVTCEECSSERFLESYSVWFQKLLSFLQSPADSHLVRVAACASMSDLFARLGGYPKIKKDSSSCAVKVVQPTLKILNDENSEAIWDAAVHLLCTIITSFPFSIRNHYDSVESAIALKLLSGGCSLDMSKKLAHCLTLLPKSKGDEESWSVMMQKILVLINDQLNLAFHGLEEETLRNEVTRLLVLPGKHPPPPLGGYILAEKVLNKASKTSEQSLMSNASRLMFGCCLLLKNSYPVKVNVPVRLLLGFVERILMVNGSLPQMSLPFMTAKQQENICSELPVLHLSSLELLTAIIKAMGSQLLPHAAYIVRIITKYFKTCKLPELRIKVYSVTRNLLITMGVGMALYLAQEVINNAFADLSIIEHKNSGILNGSNSNASAGALLLPIHRKRKHSSTTGSLQEHGEGGLSVEVPKNRPLTPVSLRIAALETLESLITVAGALKSEPWRSKVDSLLLVTAMDSFKEGSVSEERSVFQQKEPAATTTELQLAALRALLVSLLSFARVRPPYLAQGLELFRRGRQQTGTKLAEFCAHALLTLEVLIHPRALPMVDYAYANNSSFGEAHSNLQHGYFGWSHNTPYGLPQVPPDYDDDLCARWLENDNEVGESLDKNTKYTQEPSEACRASDPEVLFVHVSSDTNIQERIEMVSETATCADVEMKTVEDETNFKSDQPGESVVQFQETVSCTTNIPVVETRGDVADDKVSEKIVSDNSIPHNEASHMESRHGSSVNKDFKFSSPSSSLWHRTSGSNIFEEFAFQLEHDKALADEDDFPDIVDGDPDSDTE from the exons ATGGCGGCCTTCGACCACTTTGGGAACATGTACGACGTTGCATTCAAACCCCGCTTGCTTCAAACCCTCATCAGAGACCACCTCCCGGACGAGAAACGCCCTTTTTCGAACCCTTCAGAACTCTCCAAGGTCGTTTCGTTGATCAAAACGCACTCTCTTCTCTCCGAGTCTTTCGCAGATTCCACGCGCCCCAAACTCATCGAAGCATGGAAATCCGCACTCGCTTCCTGGCTCAACCTCATTTACTCCCTCCTTTCTACCACcatg cCAGATAAATGCTGGGCGGGTATCTCCCTGTTGGGGGTTACTTGTGAAGAGTGCAGCTCTGAGCGTTTCCTAGAATCTTACTCTGTGTGGTTCCAAAAGTTGCTGTCTTTTCTACAG TCACCTGCAGATTCTCATTTAGTGAGGGTAGCTGCTTGTGCTTCGATGTCTGATTTATTTGCAAG GTTAGGTGGATATCCTAAGATCAAGAAAGATTCATCTTCCTGTGCTGTGAAAGTTGTTCAGCCTACTTTGAAGATCTTGAATGATGAGAACTCAGAGGCAATATGG GATGCTGCAGTTCATTTGTTATGTACCATAATAACTTCATTCCCATTTTCTATTCGTAATCATTATGATAGT GTTGAATCTGCTATTGCTTTAAAACTTTTGTCTGGAGGATGCAGTCTAGATATGTCAAAG AAACTCGCACATTGCCTCACACTGCTTCCAAAATCAAAAGGAGATGAAGAAAGCTGGTCTGTGATGATGCAGAAAATTTTGGTGTTAATAAATGATCAATTAAATTTAGCCTTTCATGGTCTAGAAGAAG AAACCCTGCGTAATGAGGTTACTAGGCTGTTGGTTTTGCCAGGAAAACATCCTCCACCACCATTAGGAGGCTATATATTGGCAGAAAAAGTTCTTAACAAGGCATCAAAAACATCTGAGCAATCACTGATGTCTAATGCCTCTAGACTTATGTTTGGCTGCTGTCTGTTGCTTAAAAATTCATATCCTGTTAAG GTAAATGTGCCTGTTCGCCTGTTATTGGGCTTTGTTGAGAGAATTCTGATGGTAAATGGCTCTTTGCCACAAATGTCATTGCCATTCATGACTGCCAAGCAGCAAGAGAACATTTGTTCAGAACTTCCAGTTTTGCACTTGAGTAGCTTGGAATTGCTTACGGCTATCATAAAGGCCATGGGCAG TCAACTATTACCACATGCTGCCTATATTGTACGTATCATTACAAAGTACTTCAAGACATGTAAACTGCCAGAATTAAGGATTAAGGTCTATTCAGTCACAAGGAATTTGCTCATAACCATGGGTGTTG GAATGGCTTTATACCTTGCACAGGAAGTTATAAACAATGCTTTTGCTGATTTAAGTATTATTGAGCATAAGAATAGTGGCATATTAAATGGTTCAAATTCAAATGCTTCTGCTGGAGCACTGCTACTGCCAATTCATAGAAAACGGAAGCACAGCAGTACAACTGGTTCTCTTCAAGAGCATGGTGAAGGTGGTTTGAGTGTGGAAGTTCCCAAGAATCGTCCATTGACTCCAGTTTCTCTGAGGATTGCTGCACTTGAGACATTGGAATCTCTTATTACTGTG GCTGGTGCTTTAAAATCTGAACCATGGAGATCAAAAGTTGATAGCCTCTTGTTAGTCACAGCAATGGACTCTTTTAAGGAAGGATCAGTTAGTGAAGAAAGAAGTGTGTTTCAACAAAAGGAACCTGCTGCAACTACCACAGAGTTGCAGCTTGCTGCATTGCGTGCTTTATTGGTATCTTTACTTTCATTTGCTCGGGTACGACCTCCATATTTAGCCCAGGGTCTTGAACTTTTCCGTAGAG GGAGGCAACAAACTGGAACTAAACTAGCTGAGTTCTGTGCCCATGCTCTGTTAACCTTGGAGGTGCTTATACATCCTAGGGCACTTCCAATGGTAGATTATGCCTATGCAAATAACAGTTCCTTTGGTGAAGCTCATAGTAATCTCCAACATGGATATTTTGGTTGGAGCCACAATACGCCATATGGCTTACCGCAAGTTCCTCCTGACTATGATGATGATCTGTGTGCAAGATGGCTTGAAAATGACAATGAAGTTGGTGAATCATtggataaaaatacaaaatacacCCAGGAGCCTTCTGAAGCTTGCAGAGCTAGTGATCCTGAAGTGCTTTTCGTGCATGTATCTTCCGACACCAATATACAGGAGAGGATTGAGATGGTGTCTGAGACTGCCACTTGTGCAGATGTTGAGATGAAAACTGTTGAGGATGAAACCAATTTCAAGTCAGATCAACCAGGAGAATCTGTGGTGCAATTTCAAGAAACTGTTTCTTGCACCACAAACATCCCCGTGGTTGAAACTCGCGGTGATGTAGCTGATGATAAAGTGTCTGAGAAGATTGTTTCAGACAACTCCATTCCTCATAATGAAGCCAGTCATATGGAATCAAGACATGGAAGCTCGGTTAATAAAGACTTCAAATTCTCTTCTCCGAGTAGTAGTTTATGGCATAGAACCTCAGGCTCTAATATTTTTGAGGAATTTGCTTTTCAATTGGAACATGATAAGGCACTGGCGGATGAAGATGATTTTCCTGATATTGTGGATGGAGACCCAGATTCTGATACTGAATAA
- the LOC100815091 gene encoding serine acetyltransferase 5, giving the protein MPTGLPKANSSVAPDDQGWLWTQIKAEARRDAELEPALASYLYSTILSHSSLVRSLSFHLGNKLCSSTLLSTLLYDLFLNAFSFDPSLCSAAVADLRAARERDPACVSYSHCLLNYKGFLACQAHRVAHLLWRQSRQPLALALHSRIADVFAVDIHPAARIGKGILFDHATGVVVGETAVIGNNVSILHHVTLGGTGKVGGDRHPKIGDGVLIGAGATILGNIKIGEGAKVGAGSVVLIDVPPQTTAVGNPARLVGGKEKPSKHEDVPGESMDHTSFISEWSDYII; this is encoded by the exons ATGCCGACGGGGTTACCGAAGGCGAACTCCTCCGTGGCGCCGGACGACCAGGGATGGTTGTGGACGCAGATCAAGGCGGAGGCGCGCCGTGACGCCGAGTTGGAGCCGGCGCTGGCGAGCTACCTCTACTCGACGATCCTCTCGCACTCGTCGCTCGTGCGCTCTCTGTCTTTTCACCTCGGAAACAAGCTCTGTTCCTCCACGCTCCTCTCCACTCTCCTCTATGACCTGTTCCTGAACGCGTTCTCCTTCGACCCCTCCCTCTGCTCCGCCGCCGTCGCCGACCTCCGCGCCGCCCGCGAACGCGACCCCGCCTGCGTTTCCTACTCCCACTGCCTCCTCAATTACAAAGGCTTCCTCGCTTGCCAG GCGCACCGTGTGGCGCATCTGTTGTGGCGGCAATCGCGGCAGCCATTGGCTTTAGCACTGCACTCTCGCATCGCTGATGTGTTCGCGGTGGACATTCACCCTGCGGCGAGGATCGGGAAGGGGATTCTGTTCGACCATGCCACCGGGGTGGTGGTGGGGGAGACGGCAGTGATCGGGAACAATGTGTCGATCCTGCACCACGTTACGCTGGGTGGGACTGGCAAGGTTGGTGGGGACCGGCATCCCAAGATTGGGGATGGGGTGCTTATTGGTGCCGGTGCTACCATTCTGGGGAATATTAAGATCGGGGAAGGTGCAAAGGTTGGTGCTGGCTCGGTGGTTTTAATCGATGTGCCACCACAGACAACAGCTGTTGGGAACCCAGCCAGGTTGGTTGGTGGGAAGGAGAAGCCCTCTAAGCACGAGGATGTTCCTGGGGAGTCCATGGACCATACTTCCTTTATCTCTGAGTGGTCAGAttatatcatttga
- the NRAMP4A gene encoding metal transporter Nramp2: MSTQSQQHNKREFKGEEEEEEEEENHLLHSECETIPFSSPNTSPSEWEHGNKEEEEEEEKDTVYAAKDKVQIFDLESAGGVREGSTAVPPFSWRKLWLFTGPGLLMSVAFLDPGNLEGDLQAGAIAGYTLLWLLMWSTIMGLVIQLLSARLGVATGRHLAELCREEYSNWARLVLWILAELALIAADIQEVIGSAIALKILSHGLLPIWAGVIITAMDCFFFLFLENYGVRKLEGVFAVFIGTMGFSFAWMFFNTNPSEEELLMGLLIPRVNSKTLRQAVEIVGCVITPHNVFLHSALVQSRDIDIRNKGQVQEAINYYSIESSVALLVTLVINLFVITVFARVFYGTEQAKGIGLVNAGQYLQERYGGGLFPILYIWGIGLLAAGQSSTITGTYAGQFITEGFLKLNIKKWLRALITRSCAIVPTMICAIVFNTSEGSLDTLNEWLNVVQAIQIPFALIPLLTLVSKEEVMGTFRIGPIVERVAWSVAVLVILVYGYMLLDFFLDEVDGLLFGFLVFLSAAAWISFIIYLVQHSGAISSILVRSPNSKGFFSLAGN, translated from the exons ATGAGCACTCAGTCACAACAACACAACAAAAGAGAATTCaagggagaagaagaggaagaggaagaagaagaaaaccatTTGTTACATTCAGAATGCGAGACAATACCATTTTCCTCACCCAACACATCACCCTCAGAGTGGGAACATggaaacaaagaagaagaagaagaagaagagaaggacaCGGTGTATGCAGCCAAGGACAAGGTGCAGATATTCGACCTGGAGTCTGCCGGTGGTGTAAGGGAAGGGTCCACAGCGGTGCCACCTTTTTCGTGGAGGAAGCTGTGGCTGTTCACCGGGCCGGGGCTGTTGATGAGCGTGGCGTTTTTGGACCCGGGGAACCTTGAAGGGGACCTTCAGGCTGGAGCCATTGCAGGGTACACGTTGCTTTGGTTGTTGATGTGGTCTACCATCATGGGGCTGGTGATACAGCTTCTGTCGGCAAGGCTTGGGGTGGCGACCGGGCGGCACCTGGCGGAGCTGTGCCGGGAGGAGTACTCCAATTGGGCCAGGTTGGTGCTGTGGATCTTGGCGGAGCTGGCTCTCATTGCTGCTGATATTCAAGAGGTTATTGGCAGTGCTATTGCTCTCAAGATTCTTAGCCATGGACTTCTCCCCATTTGGGCTGGTGTGATTATCACAGCCATGGATTG tttcttctttctatttctcGAGAACTATGGAGTGAGGAAGTTAGAAGGTGTATTCGCAGTTTTCATTGGAACTATGGGCTTTTCTTTTGCGTGGATGTTCTTCAATACAAATCCCAGTGAAGAAGAACTACTGATGG GCCTTTTGATCCCAAGAGTTAATTCGAAAACACTTCGGCAGGCTGTGGAAATTGTGGGGTGTGTGATAACCCCCCACAATGTGTTCCTCCATTCTGCATTAGTACAATCAAGGGACATTGATATCCGTAACAAAGGCCAGGTTCAAGAGGCTATAAACTACTACTCAATTGAGTCCTCGGTTGCACTTTTAGTCACATTGGTGATCAATCTATTTGTGATAACTGTTTTCGCTAGGGTGTTCTATGGTACAGAACAGGCCAAAGGCATAGGATTGGTAAATGCAGGGCAGTATCTTCAGGAGAGGTATGGAGGAGGGTTGTTTCCAATTCTCTATATATGGGGTATTGGTTTGTTAGCAGCTGGACAAAGTAGTACCATCACAGGCACATATGCAGGGCAGTTTATAACAGAGGGTTTTCTCAAGCTCAATATAAAGAAGTGGTTGAGGGCATTGATTACAAGAAGTTGTGCAATTGTTCCAACTATGATTTGTGCAATTGTTTTTAATACCTCAGAAGGTTCTTTGGATACCTTGAATGAATGGCTTAATGTGGTCCAAGCAATACAGATTCCTtttgcacttattccccttctTACTTTGGTGTCCAAAGAGGAGGTAATGGGGACCTTCAGAATAGGGCCTATAGTAGAG AGAGTAGCTTGGAGTGTGGCTGTGCTGGTAATATTGGTTTATGGATATATGTTATTAGATTTCTTCCTGGATGAAGTGGATGGACTGTTGTTTGGTTTTCTAGTCTTCCTTAGCGCTGCAGCATggatttcatttattatatatctGGTTCAACATAGTGGTGCCATTTCTTCAATCCTGGTGAGGTCCCCTAATTCCAAAGGCTTTTTCTCTCTTGCTGGTAACTAA
- the LOC100802993 gene encoding tyrosine decarboxylase codes for MEMKNTMNRNPQSDAPIIKPLDPEEFKRQGYMMVDFLADYIRNVSHYPVLSKVEPGYLKQRLPTSAPCGPEPIESILKDVQDHIIPGLTHWQSPNFYGYFPSSGSIAGFMGEMLSAGLNVVGFNWVSSPSATELESIVMDWLGQVLNLPKSFLFCGDHGGGVVLGTTCEAILCTLVAAREKKLSQVGKENIGKLVVYGSDQTHSALQKAAQIAGIHPANFRVIKTKRSNSFALSPDSLLSTILLDVERGLIPCFLCATVGTTAIATIDPIGPLCNVAKDYGIWVHVDAAYAGSACICPEFRHCIDGVEEVNSFSLNAHKWFLTNLTCCCLWVKDHIALTKSLTVNPQFLRNKASESKRVIDYKDWQIPLSRKFNALKLWLVLRSYGVENIRNFLRNHVQMAKTFEGLVRLDKRFEIVVPPKFSLVCFRIAPSAIIANGLSKGVEACYNGKLVNDEYMVNEVNRKLLDSVNSSGDAFMTHGEVEGAFMIRCAIGGTLTEEHHVIMAWKLVQEHANSLLGL; via the exons atggaaatgAAGAATACAATGAATAGGAACCCTCAAAGTGATGCACCAATCATAAAACCTCTAGATCCTGAAGAATTCAAGAGGCAAGGCTATATGATGGTTGATTTCCTTGCTGATTATATTAGGAATGTTAGCCATTATCCCGTTTTAAGTAAAGTAGAACCTGGTTATCTTAAACAAAGATTACCAACTTCTGCTCCATGTGGTCCAGAACCCATTGAATCCATACTTAAAGATGTGCAAGATCACATCATCCCTGGCCTCACACATTGGCAAAGTCCTAATTTTTATGGCTACTTCCCTTCAAGTGGTAGCATAGCAGGGTTTATGGGTGAGATGCTGAGCGCTGGACTCAATGTGGTTGGATTCAACTGGGTGTCATCTCCATCTGCCACTGAGCTTGAAAGCATAGTCATGGATTGGCTTGGACAAGTGCTGAACCTCCCCAAAAGCTTTCTTTTCTGTGGTGATCATGGTGGTGGTGTGGTGTTGGGGACTACTTGTGAGGCCATTTTGTGCACTTTGGTGGCTGCAAGGGAGAAAAAACTTTCCCAAGTCGGGAAGGAGAACATAGGAAAACTTGTGGTGTATGGCTCTGATCAAACACACAGTGCACTTCAGAAGGCAGCACAAATTGCAGGCATCCATCCAGCGAATTTCCGGGTCATCAAAACGAAGAGGTCGAATTCGTTTGCTCTGTCTCCTGATTCTCTTCTCTCCACCATTCTTTTGGATGTGGAGAGAGGGTTGATTCCTTGTTTCCTATGTGCCACTGTTGGCACTACTGCAATAGCAACCATTGATCCTATAGGGCCATTGTGTAATGTGGCCAAGGACTATGGAATTTGGGTCCATGTTGATGCTGCTTATGCAGGTTCAGCTTGCATTTGCCCTGAGTTTAGACATTGCATTGATGGGGTTGAAGAGGTTAACTCCTTTAGCCTCAATGCTCATAAATGGTTTTTGACCAATTTGACATGTTGTTGCCTTTGGGTGAAAGATCACATTGCCCTCACAAAATCCTTGACAGTAAATCCTCAATTCTTGAGGAACAAAGCTTCTGAGTCAAAGCGAGTGATTGACTACAAGGATTGGCAGATACCCTTGAGCAGGAAATTCAATGCCCTCAAACTATGGCTTGTTCTTAGAAGCTATGGTGTTGAGAACATTAGGAACTTCCTGAGAAATCATGTGCAAATGGCGAAAACCTTTGAAGGGCTAGTAAGGTTGGATAAGAGGTTTGAGATTGTTGTGCCACCAAAATTCTCTTTGGTTTGCTTTAGGATCGCCCCATCAGCAATAATTGCTAATGGACTTTCTAAAGGTGTTGAAGCTTGCTATAATGGGAAACTGGTGAATGATGAGTATATGGTGAATGAAGTCAATCGTAAATTGCTTGATTCTGTTAATAGTTCTGGTGATGCATTCATGACTCATGGTGAGGTCGAAGGAGCTTTTATGATTAGATGTGCTATTGGTGGAACCTTAACAGAGGAACACCATGTGATCATGGCATGGAAGTTGGTGCAGGAGCATGCCAATTCTCTGTTAG GACTGTGA